In Spirosoma pollinicola, the genomic window TGACCTGGCACTACGACACCGAAAACGATTGGGAAGACGATGAAATCTGGCTCCTGTCCAACGGAAATATCCTTCACGCGCACATGAAATACATTGAGGAAATAACGCCTAAAAAAGAGATTGTGTGGCGTTATGATAGCCCTAAAGGCACCGAAATTCATACATGCCAGCCCATCGGTGTTGATAAAGTGCTTTTTCTCCAGAATCAGAGCGATGTAGCCATTGTCAAGTTGTATAACAAAGTCACGGGAAAATACGAGCTGGAAAAGGAGTTAAAGGAGCTGGGCAAAGGCCCTCACGGTCAGTGCCGGCGGTTCCGCATGACCAGTAAGGGCACCTACGTGGCTGGCACTTTGGGAAGCCACACCTTCTATGAATATGACAAAAATTTCAACCTGATCTGGACGCACGATCCGGGGTCTATGTGGGGAGGGGTTCCGCTTAAAAATGGCAATTACCTTTTCCAGCGGGAAAATGCCATGACATCGGTAGAGATAAACCGGACGGGTGAAATTGTTTGGCAGGTTTCTATTGCTGACATTCAGGACCAACTCACCGAACTTGCCCCAAACGCAGGCAAAATAACCGCTACTCAAACCTGCGAACGGTTATCCAACGGCAATACAGTACTATTTACTCGGTTCTGTAATGCTAGTCTACCGCAAGCTATCGAAATTACACCTAACAAAAAGGTGGTCTGGATTCTACAGGACTGGCAGCACTTAGGCGATAGTGTGTCGGCCCAATTTCTGGATGAGCCCGGCTACCCGGAGGTGCCAGGCGAAACAAACCATTAGAAGCCCTGAGTAAATGCTCCCCAAGTGTATAAATACTAACAGTTAATTAACTTATTAATGGGTTGATAGTGAATAATTTAAAGCAGTTTTTTTGGTCCAGGTTCAGGGGCTTATCAGATTACATCGTCAACAAGTAGACAAAAAAATGCCCTGAAATCAATGGCGTTTGTATATTGGCCAACACCGACGAAATAAGTGAAATACTTGCTGTAATACATAAACTATTTGTAATTCGAAGTGCAAATACAGAAGTTGTGTAAACCATCGTTTCACCCGATTTGCCTAATCATGAAAAAACCGGCCAGCACATCTGCTAACCGGCTAATTTTCATGGGGTTATGTGTGAGCGGGAAATGGGGTTCGAACCCACGGCCTGCAGCTTGGGAAGCTGCCGCTCTACCAACTGAGCTACTCCCGCGTCGATTGGTGAAACAAAGGTGTATTATTAAAATTAGAATGTCAAGCCGTTAGAATCAGATGGTTGTTAGTAACTTTTCTATCTGCGTATAGGCATACCTAAGCTGCTCATCTGTAGTGCAGTAGGGTGGCATCAAATACAAAACATTACCCAGCGGGCGCATCAAAACACCACGATCAAGCAGGAAATTATAGGCCGTATCGCGAATATTATTGAAATAGGAGGTTTGCTCGCCAGCCTTCAAATCAAACGCCAGTAAGGTGCCATGCTGCCGAATGTTTTCGACGGTTTGGTAGGTGGCTAACGTAATTGAAAATGCGGTATGACTTGCGGCAATCCGCCGAATGTTAGCCTGTGTTTCGGGTAAAAGCAGTAAATCCATACTCGCTAATGAAGCTGTGCAAGCGAGCGGGTTTGCCGTAAATGAGTGCCCATGAAAGAGCGTTTTATGCTTGTCGCTTGACAGAAAAGCCTTGTAGATAGGCTCTGCACAGGCCGTAACGCCCAGCGCCATTGTGCCACCCGTCAACCCTTTCGACAGACACATCAAGTCGGGCTTTTCGGTCAAATAATCTGATGCAAACAACTTCCCCGTGCGACCAAAACCGGTCATGACTTCATCAGCAATGAGAAGAATGCCTTTGTTACGAGCTAATTGGAATAGCTTATCCAGCACCTCAGGGGCATACATCGTCATTCCGCCTGCACCCTGCACAAGTGGTTCGGCAATAAAGGCCGCCACTTCTTCCGTAAATAAGGCTTCAGCCTGTTGTAGAACAGCTTCTTCCTGACTGGGAGTCGGTACAGGTAGATACTCTACATCGAACAGAAAGGGAACAAAAGGGGCCGTGAAAGCACTACGTCCACTAACGGCCATAGCTCCGAAAGTATCGCCGTGATAGGCATTCTCGAACGCTACTATCTTTTTGCGTGGCCTCCCCAGGTTGTGCCAGTACTGAAACGCCATTTTCAACGCGACCTCAACGGCGGTAGAGCCATTGTCCGAATAAAAAATCTTCGATTGGTTTGAGGGGAGAATCGCCAGCAACCGTTCCGCTAGTTCAACGGCGGGCTCGTGCGTAAACCCGGCAAAAATGACGTGCTCGAGCGTTTGAAGCTGCTCCGATACTCGTTTGGCAATATGTGGGTGTGCGTGTCCGTGAATGTTCACCCACCAGGAAGAGATGACATCCAGGTATTCCCGACCATCGGCACCATATAGTATTGACCCATTGCCCCGTACAATGGGAATTGGCAACGGGGCCGTTTGCATTTGCGTGAATGGATGCCAGATGACAGCCTGATCACGTTCCGCTAAGTTGTTCATCTATCTAAAATAAAATGCGTAGAAATGAATAATGTAAAATGAATAACGAATCGAAAGAAACTGGTATCACTGTGCATTATTCATTTTACATTATAATCAAATACCCCACTTCCCCTGTGCTTTCATAACCTGTTCGATCACATCCCGAACGGCACCACGTCCACCTACTTTCGACGATATATATTGACAGACCGCCTGAATCTCGTCGACGGCATCAGCCGGACAGGTGCTTAAAATGGCTGTTCGACTCAAAATTGGGTAGTCAGGCATATCGTCGCCCATGTACAGAATTTCGGATTCGTTAAGGCCGTCGCGGGCAACGTAACCAAGAAACGCATTTATTTTTTGGTCGGAGGGGCCGCCCATGAAAACGTCTTTCACATTCATGGCCGCCAGCCAGCTACGAATGCCATCGGCATTGGCTGAGGAAACAATGCCCACCCGAAATCCAGCCTTGATCGCTTGCTCAATAGCGTAAGTATCGCGAATGAAAACCGTCCGAAAACGCTCGCCCGATGCCAATAGCGTAACACTGCCATCGGTCAGTACGCCATCTACATCGAAAATAAAGGTCTTGATTTGCCCGAATCGGGCTTGTGTCGCTGCCATGCTGCAAGTTTAGTGAAAACCGCCCGACAGTTCCGTATTTTTGTCACATGACAACACATAAGCTGTCGGGGAGTATCCAGCCACAGGCTGAATGGCCTTCGGCGTTTTTGACACAAATGCAGGCCCAGTTAGGTGCGGAGTTTACCGAATTTGAATCGGCACTGGTGCAGCCCACGCCTGTAAGTATTCGCATAAACCCACGCAAGCTGACAGACCCGCTTAACCCGGATGCTGGTTTGGCTTACGATACAACCGAACTAGCGCAAGTACCCTGGTGCCCTCAAGGGTATTACCTGCCCGAACGACCAAGCTTTACGCTTGATCCGTTGTTTCAGGCGGGGGCCTATTATGTGCAGGAGGCCTCGTCGATGCTGTTGTATGAAGCCCTCCGGCAAACTGTTAACCTCGACCGTCCGTTGCGGATTCTGGATTTATGCGCAGCACCGGGCGGAAAAAGTACGTTGCTGGCCTCGGCGCTGCACCCCGATAGTCTGTTGATTTGCAATGAAGTGATTCGCAGCCGGGTGTCTGTCCTGCGCGAGAATCTGGACAAATGGGGCTATCCAAATGTGGTGGTAAGCAACCACGACCCGGAGGATATGAGCAACCTGACGGGATTCTTCGATGTTGTGGTGGTCGATGCACCCTGTTCGGGTGAAGGGCTTTTCCGGAAAGACCCCGATGCCATGCAGGAATGGTCAGAAGCAAGCGTTGACCTTTGTTCGGCTCGACAAAAACGGATTCTAGCCGCAGCCGCTCCTTTGCTGGATAAAGACGGTATTCTGATTTTCAGTACCTGTACCTATAATGAACAGGAAAATGCCGAGAATGTCCGCTTTCTGGTCGAGAATGGTTTCAGAAACCGACCGCTGATCCTGCCATCTGAATGGAATATTGTGGAAAGACAGGCCGGTAACGATGAAACAGGTGATGCTGTAGGGTATCAATGCTACCCGCACCGGGTTCGGGGCGAAGGCTTTTTTATCAGCGTTTTTAAGAAGACAACTTTTACCGCTCCGGTTAAATTAGAGGCCCGGACTTTTCGTACGATCCGGGCGCTACGTCCGCGAGAAACAGCTTCGGCGGCCAAATGGCTCCAGAATCCAGCCGATTTTTCTTTTTGGGAGAAACCCAATGGTGATGTGATGGCTTTGCCAAAAGCGCTCGAAAAAACATTCTTATTTCTGGATAGTGCCCTAAAAAGCAAAGGCTTTGGCCTGGAAATGGGACAATTTAAGGGCACGGATTTTATTCCGTCGCACGCGCTGGCGCTTAGTACGGCTGTTAATCAGACTCTTCCGGGATTAGAACTGAGTAAGGAAGACGCACTACGCTACTTTAAGAAAGAAAATCTGGTGTTCGATGAGCCCGTTAAAGGCTGGTTGTTAGCTCGCTATAAAGGTATGAATCTGGGTTGGGTTAAAGGTGTTGGCACGCGGGTCAATAACTATTTGCCAAAAGACTGGCGAATTAGAATGGATATAAAGGAATACGTATGAAGCGGTTTTTTACCATTACGGGCCTGTTGGTGGCCGTTCTTGCGGTTGGTTATTTCGCGGGTCCGACGGCTCATCCCGAAGCGGTCAAAGACGAAACGATTACGCTCGATCCCGACCTAGTCAAGCTTGAAAAAAGCATTGCTGAATCGGAAAGCAAAGCGAATTTGCGTTTCGACAATGAAGCCCGCATTGTTTGGGCCGACAGTTTGCGTAGAGTTAAAACGCCCTATAGTATCGTTTACATACCGGGGTTTTCGGCCAGTTGGGCCGAGGGAGACCCGATTCATAAACAAATCGCCAGGCACTTTGGGTGTAACCTGTACCTGGCCCGCACCGCTGAACATGGGGTCGATTCGCCAGACGCGCTGAAAGATATTACCCCAGCCAACTATGCTGCCTCTGCCGAACGTGCGTTGGCGATTGGTAAATCATTGGGTGATAAAGTTATTGTCATGGGTACATCGGCAGGAGGGATGCTCACGCTATATCTGGCTGCTCACCACCCCGAAATAGATGGATTAATTCTGTATTCGCCCTGTATTGCTACGGCTAATCCGGCTCTGAAACTCGCTACTGGTCCGTGGGGAAAGCAGATTCTTAATCAGGTTTTTCAGGGCGAACACCTAGTTAATACGCACTACAACGGTGCCCGCGCTAAATACTGGTTTCCACAGTACCATACCAACGGGTTGATTACCCTGCAAACGATGCTCAATGCCTATATGACACCAGAGCAGTTTCAAAAAGTGAAGCAGCCCGTATTTATGGGCTATTATTATAAAGACGAAGAGCATCAGGACAACGTAGTGTCGGTACCGGCCATGCTGGCGATGTACGATGAATTAGGGACGCCCGCCGATAAAAAAGAGAAAATAGCCTTTCCGAACGCGGGAGAACACGTAATAGCCTCCCATTTTACATCCGGCGACCTCAACGGCGTTTACCAGGCAACCGAAAAATTTATGTCAACCATACTAAAAGTGCCGTCAACGCCGGTATCAGTGCCGACACTTGCCCTTGGCGCGAAAAAATAACCTAACTTTGAGGGATTAATGAATAATGTATAATGGACAATGAAGAACGTTTTTGTTCGTCAGCTGCTTTCCTTTATCCATTCTTCATTATCCATTATACATTAAAAACATGGCTTACGGATTACTGAATGGAAAACGCGGCATCATTTCCGGTGCCCTGGACGAAAAATCAATCGCCTGGAAAGTCGCTTTGAAAGCGAAAGAAGAAGGTGCTACGTTTACACTCACCAACGCACCCATTGCGATGCGTATGGGGGCAATCAAACAGCTCGCGGAACATTGTAACGCCGAAATTATTCCGGCTGACGCTACCTCCGTTGAAGACTTGGAAAACCTGTTCACCAAATCAACCGAAATTCTGGGTGGTAAAGTCGACTTTGTGCTGCACAGCATCGGTATGAGCCCGAACATCCGAAAAGGGAAAGCGTATACCGACCTGAACTACGATTGGTTTAAGCAAAGTATCGACATCTCGGCGCTGTCATTCCATAAAATGATGCAAACGGCCCATAAGCTGGATGCCATCAGCGAATGGGGTTCTGTGGTTGCCCTTACCTACATGGCGGCTCAACGGACGTTTCCGTTCTATACGGACATGGCCGATGCAAAGGCCGTTCTGGAGTCAATAGCCCGGAGCTTTGGCTATCGCTATGGCAAATCGCATAAGGTGCGCGTAAACACCATTTCGCAATCTCCAACGCCAACAACAGCAGGTGGCGGCATTGGTGGGTTCGATAAATTCTATGATTTCGCCGACAAAACTGCGCCACTGGGCAACGCTACCGCCGACCAGTGCGCCGATTATTGTATCACGATGTTCTCTGATCTGACTCGCATGGTCACGATGCAGAACCTTTTCCACGATGGCGGTTTCTCAATGACCGGTATTTCGGAAGAGATAATGGAATTGATTAATAAGGAACAATAAGTCATAGGTGTAATAAGTAAAATGAGTGCAGCAGGTGGAGTGGTTAGAACCATTTCACCTGCTGCACTCATTTTACTTATTACACCTAAAACGAAATCTGCTGAGTTAAATACGTTGCCTGTTCATCGCCGTTAATACGAACGGTTGCAGTTATCGGTTTTGCGGCCCAGTTAATGGTAATAAGGCCATAGTTCAGTTTGGTAACCATATCGCCAACCCGGTATTGATTGGCTTCTACATGCGGGGCCGATACGTGCGTGAGGCCGCTGCTCGTAATATCGAACAGGTCATAGCCCAGACCGGGTACACTAACCTTAGAGACTTCGGCCATGTGCCGGTCGCCACTGATGAAAAGAGCACCTTTGGGTTTCGTTTTGGCGATCAAATCCAGTAAGCGCTTTCGGGCTGTGGGGAAGTTGGCCCATTTTTCATAAACGTGTTCTTCGGGTAGAACCTGAACGCCACTGCCAATAATATGCACGTCGGCATCCGATTTGGTAAGCTGCTGCTCCAGCCACTTCCACTGCGCTTCACCCAGCATATCGCCCGATGGATCGGGGACATTTACTTTATTTTCTTTCTTCAGAGGGTCGCGGAAATAACGGGCATCCAGCAAAATGACTTTCACCCGTTGCCCTTTCGGTCCGTAGGTGTGAACGGAGTAGCCGCCTTCCTGTTGCCGTAGCGGGCTGGTTGACGGTACATCCAGAAAATCGAGCATAAGCTGCTGGCTTTCTTTCCGCTTCGGATATTCTTTTCCGCCATCGTTGACGCCATAATCGTGATCGTCCCACACGCCAATAATGGGCGTCAATTGCCGCAATTGTTGATAAACCGGATTCGACTTTTGAATAGCATATTTAGCCCTCAGCGTGTCCATACTTTCCGAATCGCCGTAAATATTATCGCCAAGCCAAACCCACACGTCTGGTTTCTGCGCTACAATATCATCCCATAACGGCTGTGGGCGTTTTTGATCGCTACACGATCCAAAGGCGATTTTAGTAATTGCTTTTGTTCGTGAAGAATCAGCTTGTTTAAATGATAGAGTAGAAGATGTGTCAGACTTTGGCGTCCGGCATCCTGCCAAAGCGATACCAGCAAACAGGCTGAGGGTGAGAAGTTTTTTCATTCGAGTTGGGATATTTTATAACTACTGTAGCGTGGAATGGTATTCTGCGCAGCCGCCAGGCTAAAATAAGCTGACGTTGTTAGCCTGACGGCTACGCGGGCTAAAGACCCACGCTACGAAACCAAAAGTAAAAAAGCCAGACTGTTTATTTGCCAGCTTCAAGATTTGTTAACAGGTGGAAATCCCCTTTCTCCCCCTCGTCCCTTTCCTCCTTCCTCCCTTTTAACTTTCCCAACTCCGAATAATCCGACTTCCATTTTCAGTCGATTCTGCCCGGATAAAGTTGTCTACTTCTTGCTGAAGTTCTTCTACGTGCGAGATGATACCAACCACCCGGTTTTCGGAGCGAAGGGCTTTTAGTGTTTTGAATACCGTTTGCAGCGAATCTTTATCGAGGGTTCCGAAGCCTTCATCCAGGAAAAACAGATTCTGTTTGGCTTTCGTCAAATGCTGAATATTGTCGGATAATGCCAATGCCAGCGATAGAGCCGCCTGGAATGTCTGCCCGCCGGATAGTGTTTTCACGCTACGAACCTCGCCACTATTGAGGTAATCGCGCACCAGAAAATTATTCTTGTCGTCCAGTTCGAGCCGTAGTTGGTTGTTGGTCAGTTTGAAAAAACGCTCGTTAGCTGATTCGCAGAGGTTTTTCAGGTAAACCGACGAAACGTAGTTCACGAAGCCCTGCGCTCTGAACATCTCGTCCATTTTCTTTAAATCCTGTCGCCGTAGGTCGAGGTCGTCGTGCCGTTTCTGATGCGCCTGTTTTTGCTGCCACTGCGTTTCGAGTGATGCCAACACGCTTGTAGCCTTACCGTGATCTTTGTTCAAGGCATCTTTTTCGGTTTGCAACCCCGTTAATTGTTGCTGAATCGTCGCTAATTCGACCGGATCGAAGGGATGCTCGGCTAACTCGGCTTCCAGAGAGTTAACCTGAAGCTGCAACCCACTTCGTTCTTCGTTGTATTCGTTTAATTGTTGCCGTTCGCGGCTGACGTTTAGATTGGATTGTAAAATCTGTTTCACCTGGTCGCGTGTCAGGCTTTGGTCGGTCAGATTCTGAGCAATGGTAGCTTCAAGTGCTTCCAGTTCTGTGCCAACTTCGGTGAGTTGATGGTGTGCTTGCAGAATCTGCTCATCAACGGTGGCCAACTCTTTTTCGGCGTCACTTTTCTTTTTGGCTGAATCGTCGAAATTAACCTTCGCCTGGTTGTGCGTTTTGGTGAGTTTTTCGCGCAGGTCGGCAATTTGATCCAGGCCCCAGTCTTTTACTTCATCCAGCCGGAAATGTTCCAGCGATTCAGCCGCTGTTTTCAACTGTCCGTTTAGGCCGGAGATGGCGTTACCAGCTTCGACAACCTTCTTGGTTAAGTCGTTGGCTATAGTTTCAGACTCTCCAATAAGCTTGTTAAGATCCTGAAGGGCTTTTTGGGCGTCCAGAATCTGTTTTTGCGTATCACTTTCCTTTTGGATGGCGTCAACCACAACGCCTTCCTGATCTTTCGAAAACTCCGGCCATATAAAACAATCTTCATGTTCGGTCAGCTGCCTAACGACCTCGGTACGCTCCTGAATCAGCCGTTTGCCATTTTCGTGTTCGCTCCGAAGTTTTGTCGTCAACTCCTTGATCGAGAGTTGTAGCTTGCTGGTTACTTCTATTCGCTGGATTACTTTCTGTAAACCCGCTTCGCTGCCTTTCACATCAATGCTTTCCTCAACGCCCATATGTCGGTTGGGGTAGTGTGTTGATCCGCAAAGTGGGCACGGTTGCCCTTCGTTCAGCGCATCAGCATACTTTCGTAACTCATCCTGAACGAGTAATTGCCGATGTCTGGTCTCACGGTCTTCCCGAACTTCTTTAAATTTGGCAAGAGCCTGCTCAATCGCATCCGGTAAGGTTTTAAGCGTCAAGTCAGTCCAATCGGCTGGAAAACTCACTAATGCATCGTTCTTCTGTTGCTTAAGTTTTTCAATAGTCCGGTCGTAATTACCAACGGCCACCTCAAGGTCATCGGCTTGTTTTTTCAGGGGTTTATAGGCCGTAAACCAGTTCTTTACTTTATAAAGTCGTTCAAGGTCAGATGTTCGCCCGATACCATTATCGAGAATAAGCTGGTGTTTGGCGCGATCCGCTTTATGGCGTTCGATTAAAGTTGTTTGTTGGTTGAGTTGACTGGTCAGCGAATCGCGGTAATGAGTCTGCTCACCAATGGTTTGTTGCAACGTTCTAATTTGTTGTACGGTATCCAGCTCGTCAATTTTCTGCTGCAATTCATCTCTGGTTTCATAAGCCAGTCTAGCGGCTTCATATACGCTTTGCAAACCAGCTAATCGTTTCGTTACAGAAATCAGTTGTTGCTGGGCTGTGCGTTCAGTTTCAGCGAGCTTTACCTTTTTGGCGTTTAGTTTATCATGCCCCGAAAAATCGGCCTGAAAGATGAGTAAGCAGGTTTCATAAACGGATAAATCTTGTTCGCGCTGGCGATGTGCAGGTTCTTTTATAAGAAGTTGGGCTAATTCCTGTTGTGTCAGGACCAGCGTTTTGCTTCGTTGCTGATTTTCCAACAGCCGTTTCTCATCGGGTCCCAACAGATTAATTTCGGCGTCTTTTTTTACCAGAGATTCTGTGATTATGGCGATATCAGCGTTTGCCTGCTCAATTACTTCGGGTGTAACGGCTTCAAGGGGCGATAATAAGCCACGTAACTCGGCTAATTGATTGTCGTTGGCTTTGCTCAACTTGCTCACCCGGCCAGCTAAGTCATACTGATCAAGCTTAAATAACTGATTCATCATCTCCGTCCGGTCGCGGGGGCTGAGTTCTAAAAACTCCCGAAACTGGTTTTGCGGAATAATGATTGTCCGTTTAAAATTGTCGTAGTCTAAGCCCAGAATCTGTTTCGTCAATACTGCTACATCTTCTTTTTCATTGCCGATAGGTTGCCATTCGTTGCCCTGACGGATAAACGATCGACGTTCGCCGGGTCCTATCTCGTGGTGTTTCTTGGGATGACGTTTGGCCTCATATACGAACTTATATACTTGCTGGTCGGCTCCAGCCTGAAATTCGAAATCAATAATGAGGTGATTCGATTTCAGGTTCATCATATTATACAGACGATTGTCACGACTATTCAGTCGCTCTGTTTCGCCGTACAAGGCAAAGCTAATAGCTTCCAGCAAAGACGTTTTGCCACTACCAACTTTCCCGAAAATGCCAAATACACTCGAACCAATTAGTTTCTGGAAATCAATTTCCTGTAATTCCTGATATGAATAGAGTCCTTGTACGGATAATTTAATGGGTATCATTCAGGGTCTGTCGCTAAAATCTCTTTAAACAAGTGCTGTAAGCGTTCATTCGGCTCCTGCCCCTTGTTCTTATTCTTAAAATAACTTGTAAACAGCGCTTCCATTGGTTGGGTAAGGTCAATGGCCGTAGTCTCCTCCTGTACGGTGTCGTCCACATCCTGTACATCGGGAATTATCGTTACCAATGACTCGTGCGCCTGTTGAAGCTGACGGCGTTCATCACTCGTCAAAAACGTTGTGGTTTGCATCGTGATCTCGGCATAGCAATTCGGGTTCTCGGTCAGCCACTCAACGGCCTCATCGACGCGTTTGAACTTGGGACGTAATAACCGCTTACCGGTTGCCAGCGGAATCGGATTAACCGTAACGGCTTTCCCCGGTTCTGCCTCTATAATAACGATGTATTTCTGCTGATCGGCTTCCGCAAAGCTATAGGCTAGGGGGCTGCTACTATATACGACAGGAGAAGGCCCACCCGCTAGCTGCTGATACCGGTGTAAATGCCCAAGCGCCGTATATTGAATCTGGGGCGGAATCATGTCCGTATACACGACCGATGCGCCACCAACCTGTAAAATACTACGCTCATCGTCCGATTCTTCGGGCTGCTCTCCCCCCCGTTTCATGACAAACAAATGTGCCATTAATAGATTGACACCCTGATCATCCATATAGGTATCCGCCAGGGCAGCCCAGTGCTGGTGTAAATGCTGCCGAAGTTCATCATCGAGAATTGCCATGCCGAGATACGACCGGAGCCGTGTCTCATTAGCATAGGGCGTTAGTATAATACGTATAGGATATTCATGTCGGGGTAACTTCAGTTCAATAAATCCCGGTGCCGAGCAAAGGAGTTTCGCTTCGCAACTCAGCTCATACGAACGCACCTCTGTTTTGGGAAAACCGGCGAAGATGATTCCGCACTCCCGCCCGAAATGATCCTGCGCTTCAATCCGGTCTGGGTTATCGTGATTGCCTGCAATAGCAACTACCGTCCGTCGACCGTTTGCCGTTAGGTCTTTAAGCGTACTATATAGTAGGTCTTCGGCTTTAGGGTCGGGATTAAACGTATCGAATAAGTCGCCCGCCACCAGAACCAAATCCACATCTTCCCGATTAGCGACTTCTGTTATTTCTGCCAATACGTCTCGCTGTTCCTGTAAGCGCTGGAAATCCTGAAGCCGTTTTCCTAAATGCCAGTCCGCAGTATGTAATAGTTTCATTGGATGAATAACTCATTGTATCGGGATGAACTGATACAAATAGCTCATGCAATATAATTCATAAGGATGGCATAACGGTTAAAAAAGCCTGTTTAGGCTCTAGTTGATACCGTTTTGGGCGTTCAAACCGGTGAACATCAAAAAAGTTTAAAAATAATTTCGTAGGGTAACTGATTGATTATACGGGTTTTACCAAATAATCTTTGGCACTTCTAAATCTATTTTCAAGACAGGTCTTGACAGAGGGCAAAAATGAACCTACCTTTGCACTCCCAAACATCGGGAATGAGTTGACAACAACGACGCAAGTCAGTGACTATCAATTCATTAAGTGCAACTCACTGAAAATCAATGTCAAAATTTATTTTCAGATTTACTTGACAAACTAACGAACGTCTCGTACCTTTGCACTCCCAAATATCGGGAATGATTGAGAAAACAAGTTCAACGCTTTGGTTATCAATCAGTTAACAGGAAAAGTTGAAAAAGTAAGTTTTAAAAATAACTTCAACTTTACTTGACAATCGGGAAATAAAGTGTACCTTTGCACTCCCAAACAACGAGACACAGTTTAACTGGTTTAAACGACACCTCAACAACGCTTCGACCAACGGGTCAGGCGCCAAGTTCTTTGACAAACGGTCAGCACAATAAACAACTCAACTTCACGACTTCGGTCGTCGGTTGAACAAGACAGTCACGCCACTGGCGTGACACAATTATTTACGATGGAGAGTTTGATCCTGGCTCAGGATGAACGCTAGCGGCAGGCCTAATACATGCAAGTCGAACGGTTCGCAAGGACAGTGGCAAACGGGTGCGTAACGCGTAAGCAACCTGCCTCATACTGGGGGATAGCCCGGCGAAAGCTGGGGTAAACCCGCACGGTCCCGTGTGATCACCTGGTGATACGGGTAAACATTTATGGGTATGAGAGGGGCTTGCGTCTGATTAGTTAGTTGGCAGGGTAACGGCCTACCAAGACGATGATCAGTAGGGGTTCTGAGAGGATTGGCCCCCACATGGGTACTGAGATACGGACCCAACTCCTACGGGAGGCAGCAGTAGGGAATATTGGGCAATGGAGGCAACTCTGACCCAGCCATGCCGCGTGCAGGATGAAGGCGCTCAGCGTTGTAAACTGCTTTTACTGGTGAAGAAAGCTTGTCCTGCGGGATGATTTGACGGTAGCCAGGGAATAAGCACCGGCTAACTCCGTGCCAGCAGCCGCGGTAATACGGAGGGTGCAAGCGTTGTCCGGATTTATTGGGTTTAAAGGGTGCGTAGGTGGTCATTTAAGTCTGATTTGAAAGCAGGCGGCTTAACCGTCTGATGTGGTTGGAAACTGAATGACTTGAATGGGTTGGCGGTAGCCGGAATGGGTCATGTAGCGGTGAAATGCATAGATATGACCCGGAACACCGATTGCGAAGGCAG contains:
- the bioA gene encoding adenosylmethionine--8-amino-7-oxononanoate transaminase; the protein is MNNLAERDQAVIWHPFTQMQTAPLPIPIVRGNGSILYGADGREYLDVISSWWVNIHGHAHPHIAKRVSEQLQTLEHVIFAGFTHEPAVELAERLLAILPSNQSKIFYSDNGSTAVEVALKMAFQYWHNLGRPRKKIVAFENAYHGDTFGAMAVSGRSAFTAPFVPFLFDVEYLPVPTPSQEEAVLQQAEALFTEEVAAFIAEPLVQGAGGMTMYAPEVLDKLFQLARNKGILLIADEVMTGFGRTGKLFASDYLTEKPDLMCLSKGLTGGTMALGVTACAEPIYKAFLSSDKHKTLFHGHSFTANPLACTASLASMDLLLLPETQANIRRIAASHTAFSITLATYQTVENIRQHGTLLAFDLKAGEQTSYFNNIRDTAYNFLLDRGVLMRPLGNVLYLMPPYCTTDEQLRYAYTQIEKLLTTI
- a CDS encoding KdsC family phosphatase, with translation MAATQARFGQIKTFIFDVDGVLTDGSVTLLASGERFRTVFIRDTYAIEQAIKAGFRVGIVSSANADGIRSWLAAMNVKDVFMGGPSDQKINAFLGYVARDGLNESEILYMGDDMPDYPILSRTAILSTCPADAVDEIQAVCQYISSKVGGRGAVRDVIEQVMKAQGKWGI
- a CDS encoding methyltransferase RsmF C-terminal domain-like protein, yielding MTTHKLSGSIQPQAEWPSAFLTQMQAQLGAEFTEFESALVQPTPVSIRINPRKLTDPLNPDAGLAYDTTELAQVPWCPQGYYLPERPSFTLDPLFQAGAYYVQEASSMLLYEALRQTVNLDRPLRILDLCAAPGGKSTLLASALHPDSLLICNEVIRSRVSVLRENLDKWGYPNVVVSNHDPEDMSNLTGFFDVVVVDAPCSGEGLFRKDPDAMQEWSEASVDLCSARQKRILAAAAPLLDKDGILIFSTCTYNEQENAENVRFLVENGFRNRPLILPSEWNIVERQAGNDETGDAVGYQCYPHRVRGEGFFISVFKKTTFTAPVKLEARTFRTIRALRPRETASAAKWLQNPADFSFWEKPNGDVMALPKALEKTFLFLDSALKSKGFGLEMGQFKGTDFIPSHALALSTAVNQTLPGLELSKEDALRYFKKENLVFDEPVKGWLLARYKGMNLGWVKGVGTRVNNYLPKDWRIRMDIKEYV
- a CDS encoding alpha/beta hydrolase; the protein is MKRFFTITGLLVAVLAVGYFAGPTAHPEAVKDETITLDPDLVKLEKSIAESESKANLRFDNEARIVWADSLRRVKTPYSIVYIPGFSASWAEGDPIHKQIARHFGCNLYLARTAEHGVDSPDALKDITPANYAASAERALAIGKSLGDKVIVMGTSAGGMLTLYLAAHHPEIDGLILYSPCIATANPALKLATGPWGKQILNQVFQGEHLVNTHYNGARAKYWFPQYHTNGLITLQTMLNAYMTPEQFQKVKQPVFMGYYYKDEEHQDNVVSVPAMLAMYDELGTPADKKEKIAFPNAGEHVIASHFTSGDLNGVYQATEKFMSTILKVPSTPVSVPTLALGAKK
- a CDS encoding enoyl-ACP reductase FabI, with the translated sequence MAYGLLNGKRGIISGALDEKSIAWKVALKAKEEGATFTLTNAPIAMRMGAIKQLAEHCNAEIIPADATSVEDLENLFTKSTEILGGKVDFVLHSIGMSPNIRKGKAYTDLNYDWFKQSIDISALSFHKMMQTAHKLDAISEWGSVVALTYMAAQRTFPFYTDMADAKAVLESIARSFGYRYGKSHKVRVNTISQSPTPTTAGGGIGGFDKFYDFADKTAPLGNATADQCADYCITMFSDLTRMVTMQNLFHDGGFSMTGISEEIMELINKEQ
- a CDS encoding alkaline phosphatase D family protein; amino-acid sequence: MKKLLTLSLFAGIALAGCRTPKSDTSSTLSFKQADSSRTKAITKIAFGSCSDQKRPQPLWDDIVAQKPDVWVWLGDNIYGDSESMDTLRAKYAIQKSNPVYQQLRQLTPIIGVWDDHDYGVNDGGKEYPKRKESQQLMLDFLDVPSTSPLRQQEGGYSVHTYGPKGQRVKVILLDARYFRDPLKKENKVNVPDPSGDMLGEAQWKWLEQQLTKSDADVHIIGSGVQVLPEEHVYEKWANFPTARKRLLDLIAKTKPKGALFISGDRHMAEVSKVSVPGLGYDLFDITSSGLTHVSAPHVEANQYRVGDMVTKLNYGLITINWAAKPITATVRINGDEQATYLTQQISF